In one window of Branchiostoma floridae strain S238N-H82 chromosome 14, Bfl_VNyyK, whole genome shotgun sequence DNA:
- the LOC118430269 gene encoding zinc finger protein castor homolog 1-like has translation MSAKKRKGGLALDAICAKLKTQRRAVEDSPEDSSSPGDPTDVAPQVSEEDIPVNGVASPDPAVEQDSCHDDDESNSRTDHSPDHKQSSLDSEQDCAMQDSKDDIQPIGNDDSVPELASSRDDAALLQDEQPEDLSVRNDQDVDLASDKNEQRPEESSRRKRTPNKITHFQMEEELSEECIDGDVVIVQPTGCSDSEDEIDDTTEFENPFNQSDNEDQDDEDYDPEKDNINKRASTNSRSEPQLANPLASNTNHKATVESNKPEQTPPTEPQVSQGDASTLRDYAETTMNELIGMFGYDSSDHDLKALPLQTFSSGKILEMQIKERQGNGIQNEALALVQGLSGANIDARGSKYDFFIQKLKSGENFADPNDTITAGTISPRRSSKFDPERIKYLQPQDISPILANLNEPMKKGGRPLKYDIRNFQGLNAGPQTVTSAMTTSDLQSNTNSVDSDLFDGELGRTANASTDYIKACFSENGKPDVEEMLRNNEMNIFQKYIAKFSANVHCGHLHCVYQYKEHFHCLDTECNYQRFTNKQDVIRHYNMHKKKDNSLQHGFMRFSPLDDCSVYYSGCSLNLKHTHYHCMQVGCNKVYTSTSDVMTHENFHKKNAAFISEGFQRFRATEDCGIITCSFYGQKTTHFHCRRPNCNFSFKNKCDIEKHKAYHIKDDMYTKEGFKKFYKYEECRFDGCVYSKASNHFHCIRPGCGFTFTSTGQMHSHRRKHERRELRNLRDNKYSPGVHRMKLNQLIQQQQQLQLLQQQQQQLQQQTLPIQIQVPQAAPIPVHVPAPTTLITTAATNPTAPSPAALQAAKLAKMPEATDVQEAKSGPVISASLARMAAAALSPSSKLAAASPTSSNSLPQFPVPSEETLGQVNVKKEKESEEDECESSGGSLNLKIKQENTSSQLMSMDGVDLSDSLNLTANFATLANPRATAEMDLGSSLNLNLPGVEEGDSGRSTDTWEKFLKRYTANDPCDPRCEFLYKDHYHCVVEGCGAIFRSKEGVNKHAKYHRLSEGMIQNGFERFSQSQDCQKYDPNCQLRLKESHYHCTWPGCTHAVQMLTPNNQHYEQHKMMITPPSEIKPVTGSLSSLPSGSQVDGIPGMRRFTLQENCGYPECYYSMKSSHYHCTKDGCLLAYVQAHAAANHPNMHDNSNSPTNLSEHSLTPSPEGLQFFNKYHNAKDFFCYYGIKRLCPDQQCEYRLRGHYHCNKPGCHFTTVGTSKLPWHLKKHDKAEQREAQGYKFFTKRESCGRLGCKYSLKSSHFHCIRPGCKFNFQFKHQMVTHSRKHMRRLFGRNFEQVLKANGEAAMESVISNTPPGQPPQNAVSSLILKKPLLQSSASSSAATPVPILPMTSLPQTILLSPPANPMQVALTSPPQVFTSGAAAQMAIPVNLTVNTSNINQAAAASPTITTQTGEAVPSTPLAIPQLAIISQAPSLAGAGLPTLMVTQPTTTLAGLGQPQLLSQVQQTQQMQVAAHALQLAQQIQKAGLVAPALLAQQVQTVPQPTLTSPGSMSPTPLFSSFSVPLTPLDSESSQPPSTPNTPGGSNDSASNDSGTLHQLPTNRNPFSSFEFRVKKRRSRMIDDGTMLEGFARYDLYEDCKDPKCQFSMRVTHYHCTRPNCGYKFCGRTHMYKHSQHHDRVDSLVLDDFQRYKSSVSCGRDGCMFSEKSTHFHCLRCDFQCTDSTKVTAHRKHHSKSDTVQAAGFKQFGSGVSCEQDGCRYNMKCSHFHCMHEGCRHVVVGMSQMESHKRKHTKHSLSMAVSATV, from the exons ATGTCTGCCAAGAAGCGGAAGGGAGGGCTGGCCTTGGACGCCATCTGCGCCAAGCTCAAGACCCAACGCCGCGCCGTGGAAGACTCTCCAGAAGACAGCTCAAGTCCAGGAGACCCGACCGATGTCGCGCCTCAGGTTTCGGAAGAGGACATTCCTGTAAACGGGGTGGCGTCTCCTGATCCTGCCGTAGAACAGGACTCATGCCATGATGACGATGAATCAAACAGTAGAACGGATCATTCGCCTGATCATAAACAGTCTAGTTTAGATAGTGAACAAGATTGTGCAATGCAAGATAGCAAAGACGATATCCAGCCAATAGGGAATGATGACTCTGTTCCAGAGCTTGCATCGTCAAGAGACGATGCGGCACTCTTACAAGACGAACAACCAGAAGACTTGTCAGTTAGAAACGACCAAGATGTAGACTTAGCTAGCGATAAGAACGAGCAAAGACCAGAGGAGTCGTCTAGACGAAAAAGGACGCCGAACAAAATCACGCACTTTCAGATGGAGGAGGAACTCTCAGAGGAATGCATCGACGGTGACGTCGTAATCGTACAGCCCACAGGATGTAGCGACAGTGAAGACGAAATCGATGACACCACCGAGTTCGAAAACCCTTTCAATCAGAGCGACAATGAAGACCAAGACGATGAGGACTATGATCCTGAAAAAGACAATATAAACAAGAGGGCAAGCACCAACTCTCGCTCTGAACCACAACTTGCCAACCCTCTAGCTAGTAACACTAATCACAAGGCAACTGTAGAAAGCAACAAACCAGAGCAAACACCTCCAACAGAACCTCAAGTAAGTCAGGGCGATGCCTCCACATTGCGAGATTACGCGGAGACGACGATGAACGAACTGATCGGGATGTTCGGGTACGACTCCAGCGATCACGACCTCAAAGCGCTGCCCTTACAAACGTTTTCTTCGGGCAAAATTCTTGAGATGCAGATCAAAGAGCGACAGGGAAACGGGATCCAAAACGAGGCTCTTGCCCTCGTGCAGGGGTTATCGGGAGCAAACATAGACGCTCGGGGGTCCAAATACGACTTTTTTATCCAGAAGCTCAAGTCGGGGGAGAATTTCGCCGACCCAAACGACACCATAACGGCCGGCACGATATCCCCCCGCCGCTCGTCAAAATTCGATCCCGAACGAATCAAATATCTCCAGCCTCAGGACATTTCTCCCATCCTCGCCAACCTCAACGAACCGATGAAAAAGGGCGGCCGCCCGCTGAAATACGACATTCGGAACTTTCAGGGCTTAAACGCCGGCCCGCAAACAGTGACTAGCGCCATGACTACCTCAGACTTACAATCAAACACCAACAGCGTGGACAGCGACCTGTTTGACGGTGAGCTGGGCCGCACGGCAAACGCCAGCACGGACTACATCAAGGCTTGCTTCTCGGAGAACGGCAAGCCTGATGTGGAGGAGATGCTGAGGAACAACGAGATGAACATATTTCAGAAGTATATCGCAAA GTTCTCAGCAAACGTGCACTGCGGGCACCTCCACTGTGTGTACCAGTACAAGGAGCACTTCCACTGCCTGGACACAGAGTGTAATTACCAG CGGTTCACCAACAAGCAGGACGTGATTCGCCACTACAACATGCACAAGAAGAAGGACAACTCCCTGCAGCACGGCTTCATGCGCTTCAGCCCGctggacgactgcagtgtgtaCTACTCAGGCTGCTCCCTCAACCTGAAGCACACGCACTACCACTGTATGCAG GTTGGATGCAATAAAGTGTACACCAGTACGTCTGATGTCATGACCCACGAGAACTTTCACAAGAAGAACGCTGCGTTCATCAGCGAAGGGTTCCAGCGCTTCCGAGCCACGGAAGACTGCGGTATCATAACCTGCTCGTTCTACGGACAGAAGACAACGCACTTTCACTGCCGTCGGCCAAACTGCAACTTCTCCTTTAAGAACAAGTGTGACATTGAGAAGCACAAGGCCTACCACATCAAG GACGACATGTACACCAAGGAGGGGTTCAAGAAGTTCTACAAGTACGAGGAGTGTCGGTTCGACGGCTGCGTCTACTCCAAGGCGTCCAACCACTTCCACTGCATCCGGCCAGGCTGCGGGTTCACTTTCACCTCGACGGGGCAGATGCACTCTCACCGGCGCAAGCACGAACGGCGGGAGCTGCGCAACCTACGGGACAACAAGTACTCCCCGGGGGTGCACCGGATGAAGCTGAATCAGCTCATCCAGCAACAGCAACAGTTACAGctgctacaacaacaacaacagcagctgcAGCAACAAACACTGCCCATCCAGATACAAGTCCCTCAGGCGGCGCccatacctgtacatgtacctgcccCCACCACTCTTATAACCACTGCTGCTACCAACCCCACCGCACCCTCCCCTGCTGCTCTCCAGGCTGCTAAACTCGCCAAGATGCCCGAAGCCACGGACGTGCAAGAAGCAAAGTCCGGTCCGGTCATCTCCGCATCCCTCGCAAGGATGGCAGCCGCCGCCCTCAGTCCTAGCAGCAAGCTGGCTGCTGCGTCCCCCACCTCTTCCAACTCCTTACCTCAGTTCCCCGTCCCGAGCGAAGAAACCTTGGGGCAGGTCAACgtcaagaaagagaaagagagcgAGGAGGACGAATGCGAAAGCTCGGGCGGGTCCTTGAACTTGAAGATCAAACAGGAAAACACAAGCTCGCAGCTAATGTCGATGGACGGGGTAGACTTAAGCGATTCTCTCAACCTGACGGCAAACTTCGCCACCCTAGCTAACCCCCGAGCCACGGCAGAGATGGACTTGGGAAGCTCCTTGAACTTGAACCTGCCAGGTGTGGAGGAAGGAGACAGTGGAAGGAGCACGGACACTTGGGAGAAATTTCTGAAGAG GTACACTGCCAATGACCCCTGCGACCCTCGGTGTGAGTTCCTGTATAAGGACCATTACCACTGTGTGGTGGAGGGGTGTGGGGCCATCTTTAGGTCTAAGGAGGGAGTCAACAAACATGCCAA GTACCACCGTCTGAGTGAAGGCATGATACAGAACGGGTTCGAGCGCTTCAGCCAATCGCAGGACTGTCAGAAGTACGACCCCAACTGCCAGCTGAGGCTAAAGGAGTCCCACTACCACTGCACATGG CCTGGCTGCACCCATGCTGTGCAGATGTTGACGCCCAACAACCAGCATTACGAGCAGCACAAGATGATGATCACCCCTCCGTCAGAGATCAAACCCGTCACAGGGAGTCTGTCCTCCTTACCGTCCGGCAGCCAGGTCGATGGGATACCTGGGATGAGGAGGTTCACCCTacagg AAAACTGTGGCTACCCCGAGTGTTACTACTCCATGAAGTCCAGCCACTATCACTGTACAAAGGACGGATGCCTGCTAGCGTATGTGCAGGCACACGCTGCTGCTAACCACCCCAACATGCACGACAACTCCAACAGCCCCACCAACCTCAG TGAGCACAGCCTTACCCCCAGTCCCGAGGGTCTCCAGTTCTTCAATAAATACCACAATGCAAAGGATTTCTTCTGCTACTACGGCATCAAGCGGCTATGTCCCGACCAACAGTGTGAGTACCGACTGCGGGGACACTACCACTGCAACAAGCCTGGCTGCCACTTCACAACGGTCGGCACCTCCAAACTGCCATGGCAtctcaagaaacatgacaaggCAGAGCAGAGAGAGGCCCAG GGCTACAAGTTCTTCACCAAGAGGGAGAGCTGCGGCCGGCTGGGGTGCAAGTACAGCCTGAAGAGCAGCCACTTCCACTGCATCCGGCCGGGCTGCAAGTTCAACTTCCAGTTCAAGCACCAGATGGTCACGCACAGTCGCAAGCACATGCGCCGCCTCTTCGGGCGAAACTTCGAGCAGGTCCTCAAGGCAAACGGCGAGGCCGCCATGGAGTCCGTCATCTCAAACACGCCTCCGGGGCAGCCGCCTCAGAACGCTGTCTCCTCCTTAATCTTAAAGAAGCCGCTTCTTCAGAGCAGCGCTAGCAGCTCGGCAGCGACGCCGGTGCCAATACTGCCCATGACCTCCCTACCGCAGACCATCCTCCTGAGCCCTCCAGCGAACCCCATGCAGGTGGCGCTCACCTCTCCCCCTCAGGTTTTCACGTCTGGCGCGGCAGCCCAGATGGCCATCCCTGTCAACCTGACCGTGAACACGTCCAACATCAACCAAGCAGCCGCCGCATCGCCCACTATCACCACTCAGACGGGAGAGGCCGTGCCCAGCACTCCGCTTGCCATACCCCAGCTCGCTATCATCTCTCAAGCCCCAAGTCTGGCCGGGGCCGGCTTGCCCACGCTCATGGTCACCCAGCCGACCACGACGCTCGCGGGACTGGGGCAGCCGCAGCTGCTATCGCAGGTGCAGCAGACGCAGCAGATGCAGGTGGCGGCACACGCCCTACAGCTGGCTCAGCAAATCCAGAAGGCCGGGCTGGTCGCCCCCGCGCTGCTCGCACAACAAGTCCAGACCGTACCGCAGCCGACTCTGACCTCCCCGGGTTCGATGTCACCGACACCGCTGTTCTCGAGTTTCTCAGTACCGCTCACGCCGCTAGATTCGGAATCTTCGCAGCCACCGAGCACGCCAAACACACCGGGGGGCAGCAACGACTCGGCCAGCAACGATTCAGGGACACTGCACCAGCTGCCGACCAACAGGAACCCGTTTTCGTCCTTCGAGTTCCGCGTGAAGAAGCGGCGCTCTCGTATGATCGACGACGGCACGATGCTTGAGGGATTCGCTCGTTACGATCTCTACGAGGACTGCAAGGACCCGAAGTGTCAGTTCAGCATGAGGGTAACCCACTACCACTGCACCCGGCCAAACTGCGGGTACAAGTTCTGCGGGCGCACGCACATGTACAAACACTCGCAGCACCACGACCGCGTGGACAGCCTGGTCTTAGACGACTTCCAGCGGTACAAGTCTTCGGTGAGCTGTGGGCGGGATGGCTGCATGTTCTCGGAGAAGAGCACGCACTTCCACTGCCTGCGATGCGACTTCCAGTGCACCGACAGCACCAAGGTGACCGCCCATCGGAAACACCACTCGAAGAGCGACACGGTCCAGGCGGCGGGGTTTAAGCAGTTCGGGTCGGGGGTTAGCTGCGAGCAGGACGGTTGCAGGTACAACATGAAGTGTTCCCACTTCCACTGCATGCACGAGGGCTGCAGACACGTGGTGGTGGGGATGTCACAGATGGAGTCTCACAAGAGGAAGCACACCAAACACAGCCTGTCCATGGCCGTCTCCGCTACGGTTTGA